GCTTTGGAAAGGGACAGAATAATTGTGTGCTTTGTCGTGACTAAATCCCAGAAGAATGTGGACATAACTCATAATATCCAATCATAATTGGATGCACAGCATTCTAGGAACAAACCAAAAGTTCGTCACAAATAGGAATGTGGAAATGTCATGGATGGATAATATTGAAGTCCAAGAGGGGGGAGCAAACTTAAGTCTAATTCTGGACAGACATCAGTATAATATGTGAGAGAAGTTAGAAATTTGTGACTGGGCTCTCTAAACCCTAGAAATATGTGGAGAAGTGGGACTTGAAGGATCACTTATTAGGTATTTATAGAGAGGGGATTCAGAGATTAACCAAAATTTCATAGTTGGAATGATTGGCATAATGCATCAAAAGTAAAAGGATTTATATAGTGGAGAAGATGGGCTCAAGCTTTAGACACAGTGAATTTAAGGTGAAGGTAGACTGTCTACAGAAAGCCAGTTTTTTATGTTGGCTATGGTTGACTAGAGTCAACCTTTtactcatttgctttttttttttttttgtaggtggCCCTTCTGAATTTCTTCTTCCCTGAAGAAAAATCATACTCTGAAGAGGAAAGCAGGCGTGTTCGCCgtaataaaagaagcaaaagcagTGAAGGAGCAGATGGTAAGTCTATCTGGGTCACAGAAGATTTTTTTCCAGCCTAATATATGAATCAGTCGATAAACTTGATATAAAGCTGATTTTATAAGGATCCTCTTTCTTCCAATCCCAGATATTTTCAgtcatttcacagtatatgtgAGAGCCATGGTAGCATTTATATCTCTCATGATCACCCTCCATAAGGACCTCATCTCTCCTGGAGACACCCCATATCTACTAAGGCCACCAAGAGCATTCAATCCTATTCTTCCAATTGACAGAATGTCACGGTGGCACTTACATGATGTGTTAATTCCAATGGTCATTATGTCAATGTTGGTATCAGCTACCATGCTCAAACATGAACTAGAACTTTTAGAACTCAtctgtaaactccttgagggcaggggttCATTTCTCTTTGTATAACTCGAGACTCTAGCCTAGTGTCTGGCAAATTGTTGGTGTTTTAATGTAAGTTGATGATATTGATTTCCCCTTCAGCTAGGTTATGATGTGCCATGAAAACCCTTCTTACTGATTTGAGTTACAACAGATTTGAGTTAACTAGCAATACATTTTGTGGGGCATAACAAAATGTTGCACTAGCTCCTACGCAGGGTCATTGAATTGCTCTGTTTCAACATCACTCTGTCAAATGACAGAATGTACCTCTTCGTCACAGGAATTTGTAGAATGCAGAGCTCTGGACTGCTGCAAAACCATCTGGATTTAAAGACAGCATGTATCTGTCTACATCTGCCAAAGATATATGCCGGTGAGGGAGGGAGGTGTTACAAAACAATATGACtatataaagattaaaatgagatttttgagCTGACATTTGTCAATGTGAGTAAGGGCCAATGATGGAAGCAATTCCAGAAGGCATGAACTATTGAAGAAATGGAGCCAGGAATTTGTCAGTAGGAACAAGAAGTAGAACTAAATGAAGTCTGAAAAGGACTCAGAACAAGGACTCTGTAATTAAACAGGAGAGTCAGAAAAATTAGATAAGTGGGACATTCTAGTCTCTGGAAGTGGCAGCATTATTGAGCCCTCAAATGGAGAACTGGACCAGTGAGGCCATTCTCGAGAGCagacattttacatataattgaTGACTAAGTTCAAGCCTAGGAAATGCAGTCCATGAAGTAAAAGGCACCCATTTTTCACACACTGCTTACAGCCAATTTCCTGGAAGTCTTCAGAAGGCTATGTGGAAGCTGCAAACTGAGAATTATTGTCCCTTTCCTCTCCTAATGATCTCACCCCTTTGATGCATGTAGGTTTTTCTATCTTTGACTCCTCTTGAGGCTACTTCTAGAACCACTAAATCTTTCATATTCCCTGGTTGttaaggaggagaaggaagaggttgTAAGAGCAATATCACCTTATGCAGTGGGCATATTCTTCCCTTCTCCAAGTGGGAAGTCTAATAGATTCTAAAATTTACCTCTTCATCTGGCCTACTAAGTTTTCTCTTAAACAAGGccacttcttcctctctcccaaacCACTTTATCTGGATCTAGCTACCAGCATCTCTGCTTGTTCTTTACAGTGTTTATTGTGTTTTGATACAAAGTATTTTTGTCTCTAGACAAGGCTGAAACTTCTATTATTAATTTGTATCACTCCTTATCTCATTTCCTCCTGGTCTGATAGTCACTAGATTCCAGTCCCTTTGTGTTGATGCCATATTTCTCATACAAtaccagatatttttttctttaagaagtaTACCTAGGAGGAATCCAAGAGCCCTTAGAGTCAGGAATATAGAATGTCTGGAGGTCGTGGGATTTGAATAAATTTCTAGCCTTTTACCTGGGAAGCTACAGAACCATTTCTTTACATGGGGTGGGTGATCCAATTACTTGTAGAGTGGGGAACCAATCCAAACATCCTTTACTTTTGAACCATTCCTATTACTCTATTGAGTGAATGCTATATTTATTCAatgcatttatcaaatatttcctGAGAAAATATAGCACCTTATATAATTCTAGATTTGAAATGCCAGAAGGATAGTGgtattatctgttttgttcacttttatATCCCCATGGCTTAGGAAAGgacctggtacatagtaaaccctttttttctaagtttttctttaatgtttatttattttttgagagagagacagagtgagagcagggtctgggcagagagagagagggagacacacaatctaaagcaggctctaggctctgagctgtctgcacagagcctgacacggggctcaaactcacaaaccgcaagatcatgacctgagccaaagttggacactcagctgagtcacccaggtgatcCCATAGTAGACTCtcaatacatatttcttaatgCCCTCAAAGAGTTTAACTTACACTGTAAAAAGATGGGCAATAAACAACATTGGTGGTAGTAAGTGGTAAGGAGAGAAATATAGCAGTGTAAAAGGGAGAGAAGGTGATGGTGTATGATGTAAAGTGATCAGGGAAGGTCCCACTAATAAGGTAATATTTGTGAAGAGACTTGATGAAATGAAGGTGTGGGCCCTGCATATAATATtttgaggaggaaagggagagaagaaatagTGTATACAAATGCTCTGAAGCAGAAAAACTTTTGGTATTTTCTAGAAAGATCAGTGTGGCTGGGAACAGagtgagcaagaaagagaaggaaggagatgagATCAATTAGCAAAGTCAAATATAGACCCTTGTAAGACAAGGTAAGGACTTTGACTTTTACACTGTGTGACATAGGGAATGATTGGAGGATTTTTGAATGGAGGATTGGCAAGATCTGACCTCTGTTTCAACAGAATCTCTCTGTCTACTGTATTGAAAATGGCTGAAGGGACTGTTGATGGAAATTc
The DNA window shown above is from Lynx canadensis isolate LIC74 chromosome X, mLynCan4.pri.v2, whole genome shotgun sequence and carries:
- the LOC116737888 gene encoding ectodysplasin-A-like; protein product: MGYPEVERREPLPMAAPRERGSQGCGCRGAPARAGEGNSCRLFLGFFGLSLALHLLTLCCYLELRSELRRERGAESRLGSGTPGTSGTLSSPSGLDPDGPITRHFGQPPPQQQPLEPGETTLPPHSQDGHQVALLNFFFPEEKSYSEEESRRVRRNKRSKSSEGADDIFSHFTVYVRAMVAFISLMITLHKDLISPGDTPYLLRPPRAFNPILPIDRMSRWHLHDVLIPMVIMSMLVSATMLKHELELLELICKLLEGRGSFLFV